The following are from one region of the Sphingomonas sp. J315 genome:
- a CDS encoding alpha/beta hydrolase, translating into MADGPLLGDAYLRFIVEEVKPAIDKRFRTLAGPADTSVMGSSMGGLISLYAIAEYPHVFGQAACLSIHLPLTAPMAAHNRPPEGPQAVAAAFRAWLSGSRFDPKRNRVYLDHGTAGLDASYPPFAEAIDAMLPTIGWVRGQTYELRSFTGTDHNERAWRERIDIPLGFLDRRR; encoded by the coding sequence ATGGCGGACGGGCCGTTGCTGGGCGATGCCTATCTGCGCTTCATCGTCGAGGAGGTGAAGCCGGCGATCGACAAGCGTTTTCGGACGCTGGCGGGTCCGGCCGACACGTCGGTGATGGGATCGTCAATGGGCGGGCTGATCTCGCTCTATGCGATCGCGGAGTATCCGCACGTGTTCGGTCAGGCGGCGTGCCTGTCGATCCATTTGCCGCTGACCGCGCCGATGGCGGCGCATAACCGCCCGCCCGAGGGGCCGCAGGCGGTGGCGGCGGCATTCCGCGCCTGGCTGTCGGGCAGCCGGTTCGATCCGAAGCGCAATCGCGTCTATCTCGACCATGGCACTGCCGGGCTCGACGCGTCCTACCCGCCCTTTGCCGAGGCGATCGACGCGATGCTGCCGACGATCGGCTGGGTGCGTGGGCAAACCTATGAGCTGCGCAGCTTCACCGGCACCGACCACAATGAGCGGGCGTGGCGCGAGCGGATCGACATTCCGCTCGGATTTCTCGACCGCCGCCGCTGA
- a CDS encoding cystathionine gamma-synthase family protein, with amino-acid sequence MTDKPGKPTEADLTGAEPRRRPKPSADTIGNRKLSPATMMMGHGYDPMLSEGSLKPPIFATSTFVFPNAAAGKRHFEGVTGKRPGGAEGLVYSRFNGPNQEILEDRLGVWEEAEDALAFSSGMSAIATLFLAMVKPGDTIVHSGPLYAATETLIARILGKFGVHWLDFPASATREEIDAVLSKAASGNVALIYLESPANPTNVLVDVEAVAASRDAIFTGANKPPIAIDNTFLGPLWAQPLKQGADLVVYSLTKYAGGHSDLVAGGVLGSKELINTIRLMRNTIGTICDPNTAWMLLRSLETLELRMSRAGENAVKVCEYLRTHPKVESVGYLGFLPEGSRQRDIYDRHCTGAGSTFSLYLKGGEKEAFAFLDSLKIAKLAVSLGGTETLASAPAAMTHLSVPDARKQALGITDNLVRISIGVENADDLIADFEEALKAV; translated from the coding sequence ATGACCGACAAGCCGGGCAAGCCCACCGAAGCCGATCTCACCGGTGCCGAACCGCGCCGCCGTCCCAAGCCCTCGGCCGACACGATCGGCAATCGCAAGCTCAGCCCCGCGACGATGATGATGGGCCACGGCTATGACCCGATGCTGTCGGAAGGTTCGCTGAAGCCGCCGATCTTCGCGACCTCGACCTTCGTCTTCCCCAACGCCGCCGCCGGCAAGCGCCATTTCGAAGGCGTGACCGGCAAGCGCCCCGGCGGCGCCGAAGGCCTCGTCTACTCCCGCTTCAACGGCCCCAATCAGGAAATCCTCGAAGATCGCCTGGGCGTGTGGGAAGAGGCGGAGGACGCGCTCGCCTTCTCCTCCGGCATGTCGGCCATCGCCACCCTGTTCCTCGCGATGGTCAAGCCCGGCGACACCATCGTGCACAGCGGCCCGCTCTACGCTGCGACCGAAACGCTGATCGCGCGCATCCTCGGCAAGTTCGGCGTGCACTGGCTCGACTTCCCGGCCAGCGCGACCCGCGAAGAGATCGACGCGGTGCTCAGCAAGGCCGCCTCCGGCAATGTCGCGCTCATCTATCTCGAAAGCCCCGCCAACCCGACCAATGTGCTGGTCGATGTCGAGGCCGTCGCCGCCAGCCGCGACGCGATCTTCACCGGCGCCAACAAGCCGCCGATCGCGATCGACAACACCTTCCTCGGCCCGCTCTGGGCGCAGCCGCTCAAGCAGGGCGCCGACCTCGTCGTCTATTCGCTCACCAAATATGCCGGCGGCCATAGCGACCTCGTGGCGGGCGGCGTGCTGGGGAGCAAGGAGCTGATCAACACGATCCGCCTGATGCGCAACACCATCGGCACGATCTGCGACCCCAACACCGCCTGGATGCTGCTGCGCTCGCTCGAGACGCTCGAACTGCGCATGAGCCGCGCGGGCGAGAATGCGGTCAAGGTCTGCGAATATCTCCGCACCCACCCCAAGGTCGAAAGCGTCGGCTATCTCGGTTTCCTGCCCGAGGGCAGCCGTCAGCGCGACATCTACGACCGCCACTGCACCGGTGCCGGATCGACCTTCTCGCTCTACCTCAAGGGCGGCGAGAAGGAGGCGTTCGCCTTCCTCGATAGCCTCAAGATCGCCAAGCTCGCGGTCAGCCTCGGCGGCACCGAAACCCTCGCCAGCGCCCCCGCCGCGATGACCCACCTCTCGGTCCCCGACGCGCGCAAACAGGCGCTCGGCATCACCGACAATCTGGTGCGCATCTCGATCGGCGTCGAAAATGCCGACGACCTGATCGCGGACTTCGAGGAAGCGCTGAAGGCGGTGTGA
- a CDS encoding GNAT family N-acetyltransferase: MSAVLTIDTPTPADAIALDAMAEASWRDTFAHFYKPEDLAAFLDESFGPEGRLIRDLANPAITWAIARLDGTIAGYAKMVPPTLEQAQPTDAQLSQLYVATDWHGRGVAHALMDWAMATARARHAPALLLTVFEENHRAIAFYAKFGFVHVGDYAFPVGRQIDRDLVMRLAL, encoded by the coding sequence ATGAGCGCCGTCCTCACGATCGACACCCCCACCCCCGCGGACGCAATCGCACTCGACGCGATGGCGGAGGCAAGCTGGCGCGACACCTTCGCCCATTTCTACAAGCCCGAGGATCTCGCCGCGTTCCTGGACGAGAGCTTCGGTCCAGAGGGCCGCCTGATCCGCGACCTCGCCAACCCGGCAATCACCTGGGCCATCGCGCGCCTCGACGGCACCATCGCCGGCTACGCAAAGATGGTCCCCCCGACCCTCGAACAGGCCCAGCCGACCGACGCCCAGCTGTCGCAGCTCTATGTCGCCACCGACTGGCATGGACGCGGCGTCGCGCACGCACTGATGGATTGGGCGATGGCCACCGCCCGCGCGCGCCACGCACCCGCGCTGCTGCTGACCGTGTTCGAGGAAAACCACCGCGCGATCGCCTTCTACGCCAAGTTCGGTTTCGTCCATGTCGGTGACTATGCCTTCCCGGTCGGCCGCCAGATCGACCGCGACCTCGTGATGCGGCTCGCGCTGTGA
- a CDS encoding class I SAM-dependent methyltransferase, which translates to MTEQANPDGPLPERIARAITLAGPIPLSQYMGAANTHYYATRDPLGTRGDFTTAPEISQMFGELVGLALADLWDRADRPDCHYVELGPGRGTLAADALRAMRSAGLTPPVHFVENSPALRAEQAKAVPDAEWSLDLVGIPDDKPLLVVANEFFDALPIRQLVKTQQGWRERLVACQDTLFIPVIGNTIFDPIIPPQFRDAEDGSILETSPPSVAILRALAARLLQQGGAAIVIDYGYAGPAIGDTLQAVRGHAYVNPFEDPGEADLTAHVDFGTLIEAARVEGLEAYGPVPQGAWLRDLGIEPRADALTRSSPDRAADIAAARDRLTGDDAMGELFKVVALTAPGWPIPAGFGE; encoded by the coding sequence ATGACCGAACAGGCTAATCCAGACGGCCCGCTGCCCGAGCGGATCGCCCGCGCCATCACCCTGGCCGGGCCGATCCCGCTGTCGCAATATATGGGCGCCGCCAACACCCATTATTACGCGACCCGCGATCCGCTCGGCACGCGTGGCGACTTCACCACCGCGCCCGAAATCAGCCAGATGTTCGGCGAGCTGGTCGGCCTCGCGCTCGCCGACCTGTGGGACCGCGCCGATCGCCCCGACTGCCATTATGTCGAGCTTGGCCCGGGGCGCGGCACGCTCGCTGCCGACGCCTTGCGCGCGATGCGCAGCGCGGGCCTGACGCCCCCTGTCCATTTTGTCGAGAACAGCCCCGCGCTGCGCGCCGAACAGGCAAAGGCGGTGCCGGACGCCGAATGGTCGCTCGATCTGGTCGGCATTCCCGACGACAAGCCGCTGCTGGTCGTCGCCAACGAATTTTTCGACGCGCTTCCGATCCGTCAGCTGGTCAAGACGCAACAGGGCTGGCGCGAACGGCTCGTCGCCTGTCAGGACACGCTGTTCATCCCCGTGATCGGCAACACCATCTTCGATCCGATCATCCCTCCGCAATTCCGCGATGCAGAGGACGGATCGATCCTCGAAACCTCGCCCCCCAGTGTCGCAATCCTGCGCGCCCTCGCCGCGCGATTGCTGCAACAGGGCGGCGCGGCGATCGTGATCGACTATGGCTATGCCGGGCCCGCGATCGGCGACACGCTTCAGGCGGTGCGCGGCCATGCTTACGTCAATCCGTTCGAGGACCCGGGCGAGGCCGACCTCACCGCCCATGTCGATTTCGGCACGCTGATCGAAGCCGCGCGGGTCGAGGGGCTGGAGGCCTATGGCCCGGTACCACAGGGCGCATGGCTCCGCGATCTCGGCATTGAACCGCGTGCCGATGCCCTCACCCGCTCCTCGCCCGACCGCGCCGCCGACATCGCCGCCGCCCGCGACCGGCTGACCGGCGACGACGCGATGGGCGAATTGTTCAAGGTCGTCGCGCTGACCGCTCCCGGCTGGCCCATCCCTGCGGGGTTCGGGGAATGA
- a CDS encoding xanthine dehydrogenase family protein molybdopterin-binding subunit, with translation MERKGLKGIDRRTLLIGGGAGIGLVVAWAAWPRTYLPNLPLRDGEAGFGAWLKIAPDGQVTVAVPQCEYGQGVFTTLPQIVADELGADWRRVGVEQAPLSPLYANAMAAGELFPAVLPDRLRATHARRTALMLTGASTSMRAFEGPLREAGAAARAMLCQAAARRWGVDWTACDTANGFVVHDRQKIGFGELAADAAGEDVPADLALREGDGTRLRGEAAPRLDGPGKVNGTATFAADIRLPDMVFAAVRQGPIGTVKLAALDEAGARTVPGMLHVVKNERWVAAVANNSWAAQRALDAMKPKFEVATRVDSASIQAALDAALNGDGARMESEGDLSAAFRGARVVTAEYRVGVALHAAIEPMAATASFADGRCRIWMATQAPGLACTAVAEVLGISPASVIIHPVFAGGSFGQNLEHQVAQQAALIAREVGKPVQLTWSRGETCLHDRYRAPTAARMTARLGANGAVAGWLAKIAAPASGHELAARLMAGDNAIAAGLALAGGGDPAAVAGARPPYRIPNLAVDHHPADIGVPTGYWRSGSHGATAFFTESFIDELAHVAQIEAHSFRIAMLGGEPRLARCLSTVATLGGWQGGLAGSGQGLACHAFRGSYIAVMVEASVGGDQRIKVDRIVAAVDCGRVVNPDVVQQQIEGGLIFGMAGALGVTTGFTGNMADARGFADLDLPRLSDTPEIMIELIASEAEPGGVSELAVPPVAPAIANAIHAATGVRLRQLPLIPGGE, from the coding sequence ATGGAGCGCAAGGGCTTGAAAGGGATCGACCGGCGCACGCTGCTGATCGGTGGCGGAGCGGGGATCGGGCTGGTCGTCGCGTGGGCGGCATGGCCGCGCACCTATCTGCCCAATCTGCCGCTGCGAGACGGCGAGGCGGGGTTCGGGGCGTGGCTGAAGATCGCGCCTGACGGGCAGGTCACCGTGGCGGTGCCGCAATGCGAATATGGACAGGGCGTGTTCACCACCCTGCCGCAGATCGTCGCCGATGAGCTGGGCGCGGACTGGCGACGGGTGGGGGTCGAACAGGCACCGCTGAGCCCGCTCTATGCCAATGCGATGGCCGCAGGCGAGCTGTTCCCGGCTGTCCTGCCCGACCGGCTGCGCGCGACTCATGCGCGGCGCACCGCGCTGATGCTGACGGGCGCGTCCACGTCGATGCGCGCGTTCGAGGGGCCGCTGCGCGAGGCCGGCGCGGCGGCGCGGGCGATGCTGTGCCAGGCGGCGGCGCGGCGCTGGGGTGTCGACTGGACCGCATGTGACACTGCCAACGGCTTTGTCGTCCATGACAGGCAGAAGATCGGGTTCGGCGAGCTGGCTGCGGACGCAGCGGGTGAAGACGTACCCGCCGACCTGGCCCTGCGCGAGGGCGATGGCACGCGACTGCGGGGCGAGGCCGCGCCGCGGCTCGACGGGCCGGGTAAGGTCAACGGCACCGCGACCTTTGCCGCCGACATCCGCCTGCCCGACATGGTCTTTGCCGCAGTTCGGCAGGGGCCGATCGGCACGGTCAAGCTCGCCGCGCTGGACGAGGCAGGTGCGCGCACCGTCCCCGGCATGTTGCATGTCGTGAAGAACGAGCGCTGGGTCGCTGCAGTTGCCAACAACAGCTGGGCGGCCCAGCGCGCGCTCGACGCAATGAAGCCGAAATTCGAAGTCGCGACCAGGGTCGACAGCGCGTCGATCCAGGCGGCGCTCGACGCAGCTCTAAATGGTGACGGAGCCCGGATGGAGTCGGAGGGCGATCTGTCCGCCGCGTTCAGGGGCGCGCGAGTGGTCACCGCCGAGTACCGCGTCGGGGTGGCGCTGCACGCCGCGATCGAGCCGATGGCGGCGACGGCGAGCTTTGCCGACGGTCGCTGCCGCATCTGGATGGCCACCCAGGCACCGGGCCTTGCCTGCACGGCGGTCGCGGAGGTGCTGGGAATCAGTCCGGCGAGCGTCATCATCCACCCGGTATTCGCGGGTGGATCGTTCGGGCAGAATCTGGAGCATCAGGTCGCACAGCAGGCCGCGCTGATCGCGCGCGAGGTGGGCAAGCCAGTGCAACTGACCTGGTCGCGTGGCGAGACCTGTCTGCACGATCGCTATCGGGCGCCGACGGCGGCGCGGATGACCGCGCGGCTCGGTGCGAACGGCGCGGTGGCGGGGTGGCTCGCCAAGATCGCGGCGCCGGCGAGCGGGCATGAGCTGGCGGCGCGGCTGATGGCGGGGGACAATGCGATTGCGGCGGGGCTTGCGCTGGCGGGCGGTGGCGACCCGGCGGCAGTGGCAGGGGCGCGCCCGCCCTATCGCATTCCCAATCTGGCCGTCGATCACCACCCGGCCGATATCGGCGTTCCGACCGGTTACTGGCGGTCGGGATCGCATGGCGCGACCGCGTTCTTCACCGAAAGCTTCATCGACGAACTGGCGCATGTCGCGCAGATCGAGGCGCACAGCTTCCGCATCGCGATGCTGGGCGGCGAGCCGCGGCTGGCGCGGTGCCTGTCCACCGTCGCGACGCTGGGCGGATGGCAGGGTGGTCTTGCGGGGAGCGGGCAGGGGCTGGCGTGCCACGCCTTTCGCGGATCCTATATCGCGGTGATGGTCGAGGCGTCGGTCGGCGGCGACCAGCGGATCAAGGTCGACCGCATCGTCGCGGCGGTCGATTGCGGTCGCGTGGTCAACCCCGATGTGGTGCAGCAGCAGATCGAGGGCGGACTGATCTTTGGCATGGCCGGGGCGCTGGGGGTCACGACCGGCTTTACCGGCAATATGGCCGATGCGCGGGGCTTCGCCGATCTCGATCTGCCGCGCCTGTCCGACACGCCCGAGATCATGATCGAGCTGATCGCGAGCGAAGCCGAGCCGGGCGGGGTGAGCGAGCTGGCGGTGCCGCCGGTCGCGCCCGCCATCGCCAATGCGATCCATGCCGCTACGGGCGTGCGCTTGCGCCAGCTGCCACTGATTCCGGGGGGCGAATGA
- the hemH gene encoding ferrochelatase — protein sequence MIPEKHPLAPSGIVGVLLVNLGTPDAPDAGAVRRYLGEFLSDRRVVEIPALIWQPILRGIILRTRPVKSAHAYRQVWTDEGSPLAAITRRQAEALQVAFAGATPEVMVDWAMRYGMPAIGDRLCGLKAYGCDRILIAPLYPQYCAATTATVVDKVGETLAKMRWQPAIRTLPPYYDDPRYIAALAESVRGQLAALDFEPDAVLASFHGMPQRTLELGDPYHCHCRKTARLLGEALGRELTVTFQSRFGRAKWLEPATDTVLEELPGKGVKKVAIVAPGFSADCLETLEELAIRGRESFVEAGGTHFAYLSCLNDSAPGIAMLRSIVASELAGWAELT from the coding sequence ATGATTCCCGAGAAGCATCCGCTCGCGCCGAGCGGGATCGTCGGCGTATTGCTGGTCAATCTCGGAACGCCCGACGCGCCCGATGCGGGTGCGGTGCGACGTTATCTGGGCGAATTTCTGTCGGATCGGCGGGTGGTCGAGATACCGGCGCTGATCTGGCAGCCGATCCTGCGCGGCATCATCCTGCGCACGCGCCCGGTGAAGTCTGCGCATGCGTATCGGCAGGTGTGGACCGACGAGGGGTCACCCCTCGCCGCGATCACCAGGCGCCAGGCCGAGGCGTTGCAAGTCGCGTTCGCGGGTGCGACGCCCGAGGTGATGGTCGATTGGGCGATGCGCTATGGCATGCCCGCCATCGGCGACCGGCTGTGCGGGCTGAAAGCCTATGGCTGCGACCGCATCCTGATTGCGCCGCTTTACCCGCAATATTGCGCCGCAACCACTGCCACGGTGGTGGACAAGGTGGGCGAGACGCTGGCGAAGATGCGCTGGCAGCCCGCAATCCGCACGCTGCCGCCCTATTATGACGATCCGCGCTATATTGCGGCACTGGCGGAATCGGTGCGAGGGCAACTGGCCGCGCTCGATTTCGAGCCGGATGCCGTGCTGGCGAGTTTTCACGGGATGCCGCAACGGACGCTGGAGCTGGGCGACCCCTATCACTGCCATTGCCGCAAGACTGCGCGGCTGCTGGGCGAAGCGCTGGGCCGCGAACTGACCGTGACGTTCCAGTCGCGTTTTGGCCGGGCGAAGTGGCTGGAGCCGGCAACCGACACGGTGCTGGAGGAGCTGCCGGGCAAGGGCGTAAAGAAGGTTGCGATCGTCGCGCCGGGCTTTTCCGCAGACTGTCTGGAGACGCTGGAGGAGCTGGCGATCCGGGGACGCGAGTCATTTGTCGAGGCAGGCGGAACGCATTTCGCCTATCTGTCATGTCTCAACGATAGTGCGCCGGGCATCGCGATGCTGCGCAGCATCGTCGCATCGGAGCTTGCAGGCTGGGCGGAGCTAACCTAG
- the phbB gene encoding acetoacetyl-CoA reductase: protein MARVAIVTGGTRGIGEAISVALRDMGMSVAANYAGNDQRAAEFTERTGIKAFKWDVADYDACQAGIAEVEAALGPVDVLVNNAGITRDGTILKMTYQMWKEVMDTNLGGCFNMAKGVFPGMRDRKWGRIVNIGSINGQAGQYGQVNYAAAKSGIHGFTKALAQEGARAGVTVNAIAPGYIDTDMVAAVPAEVLEKIVAKIPVGRLGQANEIARGVAFLCSEEGGFVTGSTLSINGGQHMY from the coding sequence ATGGCACGGGTAGCGATCGTAACCGGCGGCACGCGCGGCATCGGCGAAGCGATCAGCGTGGCGCTGCGCGACATGGGTATGAGCGTCGCCGCCAACTATGCGGGCAACGACCAGCGCGCGGCGGAATTCACCGAGCGGACCGGGATCAAGGCGTTCAAATGGGACGTCGCCGATTATGATGCGTGCCAGGCGGGCATTGCGGAGGTCGAGGCGGCGCTGGGGCCGGTCGACGTGCTGGTCAACAATGCCGGCATCACCCGCGACGGCACGATCCTCAAAATGACCTACCAGATGTGGAAGGAGGTCATGGACACCAATCTTGGCGGGTGTTTCAACATGGCCAAGGGCGTGTTCCCTGGCATGCGTGACCGCAAATGGGGCCGCATCGTCAATATCGGGTCGATCAACGGCCAGGCCGGCCAGTACGGCCAGGTCAATTATGCCGCAGCGAAGAGCGGCATCCACGGATTCACCAAGGCGCTGGCGCAGGAAGGCGCGCGTGCCGGAGTGACGGTCAACGCGATCGCGCCGGGCTATATCGACACCGACATGGTCGCTGCAGTTCCGGCGGAAGTGCTGGAGAAGATCGTCGCGAAGATCCCGGTCGGGCGGCTGGGCCAGGCGAACGAAATCGCGCGCGGCGTGGCGTTCCTGTGCTCGGAAGAGGGCGGGTTCGTCACCGGCTCGACGCTGAGCATCAATGGCGGGCAGCATATGTACTGA
- a CDS encoding transglycosylase domain-containing protein encodes MEKLWHRLHGLWTRAEAVTHRAWWTGPRIAVAAILTLAGVHVAVDWATLPPPLPSHRTTVAGWKPSEAWLYDREGRLLDSSRVDFQARRLAWTPLDKISPEAVTAIAQAEDRRFRDHDGVDWWAVAGAIRDRLEGRRARGGVDAVDAGCGLFVARSCRAGIARVHGQAAPDARGGGAGTWVEQGSDP; translated from the coding sequence GTGGAAAAGCTCTGGCACCGGCTTCACGGCCTGTGGACCCGCGCCGAAGCCGTCACGCATCGCGCGTGGTGGACCGGGCCGCGCATTGCGGTGGCGGCGATCCTGACGCTCGCCGGGGTGCATGTCGCGGTCGATTGGGCGACGCTGCCGCCGCCATTGCCGTCGCATCGCACGACGGTGGCGGGGTGGAAGCCGTCCGAGGCGTGGCTGTACGACCGCGAAGGGCGGTTGCTCGACAGTTCGCGGGTGGATTTTCAGGCGCGGCGGCTGGCATGGACGCCGCTCGACAAGATCTCGCCTGAAGCGGTGACGGCGATCGCGCAGGCAGAGGACCGCCGGTTTCGCGACCACGACGGCGTCGATTGGTGGGCGGTCGCCGGGGCGATCCGCGACCGGCTTGAGGGCAGACGCGCGCGGGGGGGCGTCGACGCTGTCGATGCAGGTTGCGGCCTATTTGTCGCCCGATCTTGCCGCGCCGGGATCGCGCGGGTTCATGGACAAGCTGCGCCAGATGCGCGCGGGGGCGGCGCTGGAACGTGGGTGGAGCAAGGATCAGATCCTTGA
- a CDS encoding penicillin-binding transpeptidase domain-containing protein — protein sequence MSPDLAAPGSRGFMDKLRQMRAGAALERGWSKDQILDAYLNLAGFRGEAQGIGAAALGLFGKTPDALTRDDGLLLAALLPDPAAGADSVARRACALSRDTDCSRFAGAAASMLGPARSLALDPGLAMHLANRMLTQPGLRVRTTIDLNVQRVAIRALRRQLVGLGGTRARDGAVIVADNATGEILAWVGGIGGASTAPSVDGAASYRQAGSTLKPFLYAQAIEKGYLTPASILDDSPVQLDTASGLYVPQNYDRAFKGPVSARSALAGSLNVPAVRTLILTGVEAFRDRLWDSGYRGLTESGDYYGFSLALGSAEVTLVEQVAAYRSLARGGRFAPLYVEADAKADADRVTTTPQAAWLVADMLADPAARASTFGMDSALRLPFWAAVKTGTSKAMRDNWCIGFSDRYTVGVWVGNLEGDPMRAVSGTSGAAPVWRDVMMALHAERPGRAPERPAGIEARQVSFGGNIEQPRREYFLAGTGMTQVAAAPAVARRPRIVSPVAGSVYALDPDIPIERQRMAISVSGEMIGHRLTLDGRDLGVADARPMVLAGPGRHQLRLVAPGGRVVDQVVFTVR from the coding sequence TTGTCGCCCGATCTTGCCGCGCCGGGATCGCGCGGGTTCATGGACAAGCTGCGCCAGATGCGCGCGGGGGCGGCGCTGGAACGTGGGTGGAGCAAGGATCAGATCCTTGACGCTTATCTGAACCTCGCCGGGTTTCGCGGTGAGGCGCAGGGGATCGGTGCCGCGGCTCTAGGGCTGTTCGGCAAGACACCCGATGCGTTGACCCGCGACGATGGGCTGCTGCTCGCGGCGCTGCTGCCCGACCCGGCGGCGGGGGCTGACAGTGTTGCGCGGCGGGCGTGCGCGCTGTCGCGGGACACGGATTGCAGCCGATTTGCCGGGGCGGCGGCGTCGATGCTGGGGCCGGCGCGCAGCCTTGCGCTCGATCCGGGGCTGGCGATGCATCTGGCGAACCGGATGCTGACCCAGCCGGGGCTGCGGGTGAGGACGACGATCGACCTGAACGTACAGCGCGTCGCGATCCGTGCGCTGCGGCGACAGCTGGTCGGCCTTGGCGGCACCCGCGCGCGGGACGGGGCGGTGATCGTTGCGGACAATGCGACCGGCGAGATTCTGGCGTGGGTCGGCGGGATCGGCGGGGCCTCGACCGCGCCGTCGGTCGATGGCGCGGCAAGCTATCGGCAGGCGGGTTCGACGCTCAAGCCCTTCCTCTACGCACAGGCGATCGAGAAGGGGTATCTGACCCCGGCATCGATCCTCGACGACAGTCCGGTGCAGCTCGACACCGCGTCGGGGCTGTATGTGCCGCAGAATTACGACCGCGCGTTCAAGGGACCGGTGAGTGCGCGATCGGCGCTGGCGGGGTCGCTCAACGTGCCGGCAGTGCGGACCTTGATCCTGACCGGGGTCGAGGCGTTTCGCGACCGGCTGTGGGACAGCGGCTATCGCGGGCTGACCGAGAGCGGCGACTATTACGGGTTCAGCCTTGCGCTCGGGTCGGCGGAGGTGACGCTGGTCGAGCAGGTCGCCGCCTATCGCAGCCTTGCGCGGGGCGGGCGGTTCGCGCCGCTCTATGTCGAAGCGGATGCCAAGGCGGATGCAGATCGCGTGACGACCACGCCGCAGGCCGCGTGGCTGGTCGCCGATATGCTCGCCGATCCGGCGGCGCGGGCTTCGACCTTTGGCATGGATTCGGCGCTGCGCCTGCCCTTCTGGGCCGCGGTCAAGACGGGGACGTCAAAGGCGATGCGCGACAATTGGTGCATCGGCTTTTCCGACCGCTACACGGTCGGCGTCTGGGTCGGGAACCTTGAAGGCGATCCGATGCGCGCCGTTTCGGGCACCAGCGGCGCTGCGCCGGTGTGGCGCGACGTGATGATGGCGCTGCATGCCGAGCGACCCGGGCGCGCGCCGGAACGCCCGGCGGGAATCGAGGCGCGCCAGGTCAGTTTTGGCGGCAATATCGAACAGCCGCGCCGCGAATATTTCCTGGCGGGGACGGGGATGACGCAGGTTGCGGCGGCCCCGGCGGTGGCGCGGCGTCCGCGAATCGTCAGCCCGGTGGCGGGCAGCGTCTATGCGCTCGACCCGGATATCCCGATCGAGCGGCAACGCATGGCGATCAGCGTGTCGGGGGAAATGATCGGCCATCGGCTGACGCTCGACGGGCGCGATCTGGGGGTAGCGGATGCGCGGCCGATGGTGCTCGCGGGGCCGGGACGGCACCAGTTGCGGCTGGTGGCACCGGGCGGCCGGGTGGTCGACCAGGTGGTGTTTACCGTCCGCTGA
- a CDS encoding outer membrane protein assembly factor BamE, protein MKSARILSVALCGTILLGTSACVKPLRGYQGYVVDADLVNSVQPGVDNRESVLQTLGKPTLTSQFNEGEWYYVGRATRNFAFNNPRAEQQTTLRIRFDAAGNVTEVTRTGSEQIAKINPTDKTTPTLGRKRGFFEDLFGNIGTVGAPGTGGGGPGGP, encoded by the coding sequence ATGAAGTCCGCCCGTATCCTGTCCGTTGCGCTGTGCGGAACGATCCTGCTCGGCACCAGCGCCTGTGTGAAGCCGCTGCGCGGCTATCAGGGTTATGTGGTCGATGCGGATCTGGTGAACTCGGTCCAGCCGGGCGTGGATAATCGCGAATCGGTGCTGCAGACGCTGGGCAAACCGACGCTGACCAGCCAGTTCAACGAGGGCGAATGGTATTATGTCGGGCGCGCGACCCGCAACTTCGCCTTCAACAATCCGCGCGCGGAGCAGCAGACAACGCTGCGCATCCGGTTCGACGCGGCGGGCAACGTGACCGAAGTGACGCGCACCGGCTCGGAGCAGATCGCGAAGATCAACCCGACCGACAAGACGACCCCGACGCTCGGTCGCAAGCGCGGATTCTTTGAGGATCTGTTCGGCAATATCGGCACGGTCGGCGCGCCCGGCACCGGCGGCGGCGGACCTGGCGGGCCGTAA